The proteins below are encoded in one region of Pseudomonas putida S13.1.2:
- the mutY gene encoding A/G-specific adenine glycosylase, translated as MSPEQFSSAVLDWYDEHGRHDLPWQQGITPYRVWVSEIMLQQTQVSTVLNYFDRFMQALPTVQALAEAPEDEVLHLWTGLGYYTRARNLQKAAKIVVEQHGGEFPRSVEQLTELPGIGRSTAGAIASISMGIRAPILDGNVKRVLARYTAQAGYPGEPKVANQLWATAERFTPLQRANHYTQAMMDMGATLCTRSKPSCLICPLQRGCEAHLHGEETRYPEPKPRKALPQRRTLMPLLANHEGAILLYRRPSSGLWGGLWSLPELDDLAQLDDLAYQHGLRLAGSRAMAGLTHTFSHFQLAIEPWLVHVDLVGEHVAEADWLWYNLATPPRLGLAAPVKKLLERAADELIAGDAR; from the coding sequence ATGAGCCCCGAGCAGTTCTCCAGCGCTGTGCTGGACTGGTACGACGAGCACGGCCGGCACGACCTGCCTTGGCAACAGGGCATCACCCCGTACCGGGTGTGGGTGTCGGAAATCATGTTGCAGCAGACCCAGGTCAGCACCGTGCTCAACTACTTCGACCGGTTCATGCAGGCCCTGCCGACCGTGCAGGCCCTGGCCGAGGCGCCGGAGGACGAAGTGCTGCACCTGTGGACGGGGCTGGGCTACTACACCCGCGCACGTAACCTGCAAAAGGCTGCAAAGATCGTCGTCGAGCAACATGGCGGCGAATTCCCGCGCAGTGTCGAGCAGCTCACCGAGTTGCCCGGCATCGGCCGCTCCACCGCCGGCGCCATCGCCAGCATCAGCATGGGCATTCGCGCGCCGATCCTGGACGGTAACGTCAAGCGCGTGCTGGCCCGCTACACCGCCCAGGCCGGCTACCCTGGCGAGCCCAAGGTGGCCAACCAGCTGTGGGCCACGGCCGAGCGTTTTACACCGCTGCAGCGCGCCAACCATTACACCCAGGCCATGATGGACATGGGTGCCACGCTGTGCACCCGCAGCAAGCCCAGTTGCCTGATCTGCCCGTTGCAACGCGGCTGCGAGGCACACCTGCACGGCGAAGAAACCCGCTACCCGGAGCCCAAGCCGCGCAAGGCGCTGCCGCAACGGCGCACGCTGATGCCACTGCTGGCCAACCACGAAGGCGCCATCCTGCTTTATCGCCGCCCATCCAGCGGCCTCTGGGGTGGTTTGTGGAGCCTGCCGGAGCTGGACGACCTGGCACAGCTCGACGACCTGGCCTATCAGCACGGCCTGCGCCTGGCAGGCAGCCGGGCCATGGCAGGCCTGACCCATACCTTCAGCCACTTCCAGCTGGCCATCGAGCCCTGGCTGGTGCACGTCGACTTGGTCGGCGAGCACGTGGCCGAGGCCGACTGGCTCTGGTATAACCTCGCCACCCCGCCGCGCCTGGGCCTTGCTGCCCCGGTGAAAAAGCTGCTTGAACGCGCGGCCGACGAACTGATTGCAGGAGACGCCCGATGA
- a CDS encoding oxidative damage protection protein, whose translation MTRTVMCRKYKEELPGLERPPYPGAKGQDIFEHISQQAWADWQKHQTMLINEKRLNMMNAEDRKFLQAEMDKFFAGEEYAQAEGYVPPAE comes from the coding sequence ATGACCCGCACCGTGATGTGCCGCAAGTACAAAGAAGAACTGCCAGGCCTGGAGCGCCCGCCCTACCCCGGCGCCAAGGGCCAGGACATCTTCGAACACATCTCGCAGCAAGCCTGGGCCGACTGGCAGAAGCACCAGACCATGCTGATCAATGAAAAGCGCCTGAACATGATGAACGCCGAGGACCGCAAATTCCTCCAGGCAGAGATGGACAAGTTTTTCGCCGGCGAAGAATACGCCCAGGCGGAAGGCTACGTTCCACCGGCCGAATGA
- the ppk2 gene encoding polyphosphate kinase 2, whose amino-acid sequence MSEESPLLLPAPSEPAITPVRTRRPRQRKPEPTITRISQQPAALEVATAPKGSNEDSTSAHLPASYPYRTRLRRQDYEKAKHALQIELLKVQSWVKETGQRVVILFEGRDAAGKGGTIKRFMEHLNPRGARIVALEKPSEQEQGQWYFQRYIQHLPTAGEMVFFDRSWYNRAGVEKVMEFCTPLQYLEFMRQTPDLERMLCNSGILLFKYWFSVNREEQLRRFISRRDDPLKHWKLSPIDIKSLDKWEDYTAAKEAMFFHTDTADAPWTVIKSDDKKRARINCIRHFLHSLDYPGKDHSVAHAPDALLVGKAARGFEEDELVAQPA is encoded by the coding sequence ATGAGCGAAGAATCCCCCCTCCTGCTCCCCGCCCCCAGCGAACCCGCCATCACTCCAGTCCGCACGCGCCGCCCACGCCAGCGCAAGCCGGAACCGACGATCACCCGTATCAGCCAGCAACCCGCTGCACTGGAAGTTGCCACCGCCCCGAAGGGCAGCAACGAAGACAGCACCTCGGCGCACCTGCCGGCCAGCTACCCCTACCGCACACGCCTGCGACGCCAGGACTACGAAAAGGCCAAGCACGCGCTGCAGATCGAGCTGTTGAAGGTACAAAGCTGGGTGAAGGAAACCGGCCAGCGTGTGGTGATCCTGTTCGAGGGGCGCGACGCAGCAGGCAAGGGCGGCACCATCAAGCGCTTCATGGAGCACCTCAACCCACGTGGCGCACGCATCGTCGCACTGGAGAAGCCTTCCGAGCAGGAACAGGGCCAGTGGTATTTCCAGCGCTACATCCAGCACCTGCCCACAGCGGGTGAAATGGTGTTCTTCGACCGCTCCTGGTACAACCGCGCGGGCGTCGAGAAGGTGATGGAGTTCTGCACACCGCTGCAGTACCTGGAGTTCATGCGCCAGACACCGGACCTGGAGCGCATGCTGTGCAACAGCGGCATCCTGCTGTTCAAGTACTGGTTTTCGGTGAACCGCGAAGAGCAACTGCGGCGCTTCATTTCACGCCGGGACGACCCGCTCAAACACTGGAAGCTGTCGCCCATCGACATCAAGTCGCTGGACAAGTGGGAAGACTACACCGCGGCCAAGGAAGCGATGTTCTTCCACACCGACACCGCCGATGCGCCGTGGACGGTGATCAAGTCCGATGACAAGAAGCGCGCACGGATCAACTGCATCCGCCACTTCCTGCATTCGCTGGACTACCCGGGCAAGGACCACAGCGTGGCCCACGCCCCGGATGCGCTGCTGGTCGGCAAGGCCGCGCGCGGCTTCGAGGAAGACGAGCTGGTCGCCCAACCAGCCTGA
- the gabP gene encoding GABA permease: protein MSGNNSNDLAQGLKQRHVTMLSIAGVIGAGLFVGSGHAIAAAGPAVLLAYAAAGTLVVLVMRMLGEMAVASPDTGSFSTYADRAIGRWAGFTIGWLYWWFWVLVIPLEANAAAAILHAWFPAVDLWAFSLIITLALTLTNLCSVKNYGEFEFWFALLKVLAIIGFIAVGCAALFGFVPSSQVSGASHLFDTQGFMPNGLGAVLAAMLTTMFSFMGTEIVTIAAAESKDPGKQISRATNSVIWRICLFYLVSIFLVVALVPWNDPALAETGSYQTVLSRIGVPNAKLIVDIVVLIAVTSCLNSALYTSSRMLFSLSKRGDAPAIAQRTTKAATPHVAVLLSTAAAFLCVFANFVAPAQVFEFLLASSGAIALLVYLVIAISQLRMRAQREARGEKITFKMWLFPGLTWATIAFIVAILVVMALREDHRAEIIATALLSIGVVAAGLLVHRKREAAGRVALDN, encoded by the coding sequence ATGAGCGGTAACAATTCCAATGACCTCGCTCAGGGGCTCAAACAACGGCATGTGACCATGCTGTCCATCGCTGGCGTCATCGGTGCCGGCCTGTTCGTAGGCTCCGGCCACGCCATCGCCGCTGCCGGCCCGGCCGTGCTGCTGGCTTACGCCGCCGCCGGTACGCTGGTGGTGCTGGTGATGCGCATGTTGGGTGAAATGGCGGTCGCCTCGCCTGACACCGGTTCGTTCTCGACCTATGCCGACCGCGCCATCGGGCGCTGGGCCGGTTTTACCATTGGCTGGCTGTACTGGTGGTTCTGGGTGCTGGTGATTCCGCTGGAGGCCAACGCGGCCGCGGCCATTCTGCATGCCTGGTTCCCTGCGGTTGACCTGTGGGCGTTCTCCCTCATCATTACCCTGGCGCTTACCCTGACCAACCTGTGCAGCGTGAAGAACTACGGTGAGTTCGAGTTCTGGTTCGCCCTGCTCAAGGTGCTGGCGATCATCGGCTTCATCGCCGTGGGCTGTGCTGCCTTGTTCGGCTTTGTGCCGAGCAGCCAGGTGAGCGGTGCCAGCCACCTGTTCGACACCCAAGGCTTCATGCCTAACGGACTGGGCGCAGTGCTGGCAGCCATGCTGACCACCATGTTCTCGTTCATGGGTACCGAAATTGTCACCATCGCCGCTGCCGAGTCCAAGGACCCGGGCAAGCAGATCAGCCGCGCCACCAACTCGGTCATCTGGCGTATCTGCCTGTTCTACCTGGTGTCGATCTTCCTGGTCGTGGCCCTGGTACCGTGGAACGACCCGGCCCTGGCCGAAACCGGTTCCTACCAGACCGTGCTGAGCCGTATCGGCGTGCCGAATGCCAAGCTGATTGTCGACATCGTCGTGCTGATTGCCGTGACCAGCTGCCTGAACTCGGCGCTGTACACCTCTTCGCGCATGCTGTTCTCGCTGAGCAAGCGTGGCGACGCCCCGGCCATCGCCCAGCGCACCACCAAGGCGGCAACCCCGCATGTGGCGGTATTGCTGTCCACTGCCGCGGCATTCCTTTGCGTGTTCGCCAACTTCGTGGCCCCGGCCCAGGTGTTCGAGTTCCTGCTGGCCAGTTCTGGTGCCATTGCGCTGCTGGTGTACCTGGTGATTGCCATTTCGCAGCTGCGCATGCGTGCCCAGCGTGAGGCCCGTGGCGAGAAGATCACCTTCAAGATGTGGCTGTTCCCGGGCCTGACCTGGGCGACCATTGCCTTCATCGTTGCCATCCTGGTGGTCATGGCGCTGCGTGAGGATCACCGTGCGGAGATCATCGCGACTGCGTTGCTGAGCATTGGTGTGGTGGCGGCTGGTCTGCTGGTGCACCGCAAGCGTGAAGCTGCCGGGCGGGTGGCGCTGGATAACTGA